The proteins below are encoded in one region of Castor canadensis chromosome 6, mCasCan1.hap1v2, whole genome shotgun sequence:
- the LOC141424047 gene encoding RB-associated KRAB zinc finger protein-like, which yields MNRLKEPVSFKGVAVDFTQEEWQQLDADEKTTYRDVMLENYSNLVSVGYDVTKPNVIIRLEQGEEPWMIEGDLSSHSCPGEVCKAGDLVEDIEGKHLRQAVDINNQDLLEDRGCAFEKMCNVESLLVSPSMIAHSCVSCGKNLESISELISSDGSYATKRFGECIECGKTYGETPYEFNQNRDVCSQSEESVLRERASGIS from the exons ATGAACAGATTGAAG GAACCGGTGTCCTTCAAGGGCGTGGCTGTGGACTTCACCCAGGAGGAGTGGCAGCAGCTGGACGCTGACGAGAAGACCACGTACAGGGACGTGATGCTGGAGAACTACAGCAACCTCGTCTCCGTGG GGTACGATGTTACCAAACCAAATGTGATCATTAGGTTGGAGCAGGGAGAAGagccatggatgatagaaggtgACTTGTCCTCTCACAGTTGTCCAG GAGAAGTCTGCAAAGCTGGTGACCTAGTAGAGGACATTGAAGGCAAGCATTTGAGGCAAGCTGTCGACATCAACAACCAAGACCTGCTGGAAGACAGAGGGTGTGCATTTGAAAAAATGTGCAATGTAGAATCTCTCCTTGTTTCACCAAGCATGATAGCTCACAGTTGTGTCTCCTGTGGAAAGAATTTAGAATCTATTTCAGAATTAATTAGTAGTGATGGAAGCTATGCAACAAAGAGATTTGGAGAGTGCATTGAATGTGGAAAAACATACGGAGAGACACCCTATGAGTTTAATCAAAATAGGGATGTCTGTTCTCAAAGTGAGGAAAGTGTTCTCCGGGAAAGAGCATCTGGGATTtcataa